GGTGAACGTGTGCGGGACATCAAGGCCTGAAATTGAGTATTCAGCCCCTTTGGTCGAGACCGGGTTCTGGGAGAAGGCCAGGGTGTTGCCGGCCGTATCCGTGCTGAAGATTTCACTGGTGTTGTCCAAGGTTTTGCTCCAGGTATAGCCGGTGCGCATGGTCAACTGCTTGAACAGGTTGTTGGCGCGGAACTCCAACTGCAATCCGTTGTAATACGAATAACCGCTGTTTGTCCGGCTCTGGAAGATTCCATCACTGCAGCTTACACGTCCCACGGCAATAGGATTGAACGCCTGCGCCGCAGGGCAAGGAGTGAGATTGTCAGGCACCAGGGTGGGGAAATCAGTCTTGAGGTCGGCAATAAAAGGATTACCATTCACCGACTGGAACAAATCGGTGGCGCGATTGCCCACGTAGCGGGCTTCAAAGGCCGAATTCCTAGTGATCTCGCGTTCGACTCCGAAACTCCAGCTATCAACCCGGTCGGGCCGAAGATTCGGAGAGACGGTGGTCTGGAGGTTGAGCCGCGGATCGAGCACTCCATGGGTAATGAACGGCGCCAGTTGAGCCCGCACCGCATCGCCCGAGGGAACGGCGGGCAGAGGTTTCGAGTTTGCTGCTGCGCCGGTGAAGGTTTGCGAGAACGATGCCGGCGACGAACTGGCCAGGTTGAGATAAATGTTGTAAAACGCCGGGTCGTAGGCAATGCGGTATCCACCACGAATCACGGTCTTGCCGTTTCCGGTCAGGAACCCTCCCCACTGCGGAGAGTAGGCAAAGCCTATGCTGGGACCGAAATTGGTTGCGACCGTAGGAATTGCGGGGGTTGTCCGCGCCGAGAGAGGAAGCGCAGGGTTCCAGAAAGCTGTACCGACGTTGCTCTCCCGTTCAGTGGAGATATTGTTGAGCAGGTTGGCCGGCTGGGTGAAATAGCTCCAGGTCAGCCCCAGATTCAGGGTCAAATTCTGCGTGACCTTCCAGTCATCCCCGAAATAAAGCGAGGTGTTGTCCTCGCGGAAATCGAGTTCCGGGGCGCCCGTACCTTGTGAGAGCACAATATTGTTCGGCTGATTGGTGACGAAAAAGGTGTTTGGGCTTGCGAAGCGAAACTGGCCGTTGACCGCGGGAGAGAAGAAGTTGGGGCTGCGCTGGTAGGTGTAGTTCACTCCTGCCTTCAACTGGTGCTTGCCCAGCACATAGTTCCAGTTATCCTGCGCCTGCCAGGTGTTCACGATGCGTCCCTGGGGAAAATTTGTGGCGGTTCCAAAGGGCAGCATGCCGCCGATATTCACATTCGCGAGCCCATCCTTGATGTGCCTGAAATCTGGCTCAAAAGGATTGCCGTTGTCATTGCCGCCGAAGTCAACGTTTAAGCGCCCATAAGAGACGCGAGCCTCGTTGACCATGTGGGCGGTAAGGTTGTGAGTCCAGCTCAGCAACAGGTCATTCGAAGTTACTGGTTCATTGACCAGCCATCCGCCAGCGCCGTTGCCGTCGCTAGCGTTGAAAAACGTGCTTCGATTGAAGAGATAGCGGGCGGTGATGGTGTCGCTGCCCAGTTGCCAGTCAGCTCTTACTATTGTGTTGAAGATATGCGACGGTGTTGACACCGTGCGTGTCACCGTACCGAACTGAACCGCTGGACAAACGATAGCGAAGGTAGTGGGATTCCTGATGTCTACGTTGCTAAACAGCCCGGTGAAGGGGTTCGGAGCCGGGGTCGGGTTGCCGATGGGAAAGGCGTAGGGTCCAAATTGCTTTAAAGCGCTCAGGGAATTGGCATTGATGGCCGCGCCGCAGGCCGTCAATTGCGCCAATCCAAGCGGCGTTGGAGTTTGACTGCCGCTGGCGTAGACGGTGCTGGTGTTGATAATCTGGTCGTCAAAACCGCCAAATATAAACAACTTGTTCTTGATCACCGGGCCGCCGATGGTGAATCCGCTGAATTGCTCAGTTCTGCTTCGGGGGTTCGTTCCCTTGGTCTCTTTCGTGAACGCCTGGAAGCTGCTGAGCGCGTTTAGAGACGAAGTATTGATATCGCCATACACGTTTCCATGCCAGGCATTGGTGCCGGTCTTGGTAATCAGGTTGACTACCGAGCCCGAATAGCGGCCATACTCCGGACCGGGATTGCTGCTAATGATTACGTACTGTTGCAGGAAGTTCGGGTCCCTTAAATTCAGGGCCGGCCCAGTCACGCTGTTGTCATTGTTGTTCTGGCCGTCAATCTGCTGGTTGTTATTACGCCCACGCAAACCGTTGGTCGAAAATCCAACGCCATTGCTGATGGAGAAAGTAATGTCTCGCGTGTTCACCAGGCCGGGCACAAATAGCGCCATACGGTCGAGGCCCTCATACTCCTGGGTGCCGACAAAATTATTGAGCGTAGTATCGGAGAATGAGTTGATGATCTGCGGCTGGCTGCTTTGCAGCGTCTGGGCCGT
This window of the Terriglobales bacterium genome carries:
- a CDS encoding TonB-dependent receptor, whose translation is MNRKRYGKIVLAVIVLAAVWSIPSLAQVLKGSISGSVTDPQGAVVSGAEVKATQVETGAAYITQSDNSGLFRLNLLPTGNYKLEINKQGFAARTTEGVIVLPGSDNYLGSLRLGAGSAGLANDVSATAQTLQSSQPQIINSFSDTTLNNFVGTQEYEGLDRMALFVPGLVNTRDITFSISNGVGFSTNGLRGRNNNQQIDGQNNNDNSVTGPALNLRDPNFLQQYVIISSNPGPEYGRYSGSVVNLITKTGTNAWHGNVYGDINTSSLNALSSFQAFTKETKGTNPRSRTEQFSGFTIGGPVIKNKLFIFGGFDDQIINTSTVYASGSQTPTPLGLAQLTACGAAINANSLSALKQFGPYAFPIGNPTPAPNPFTGLFSNVDIRNPTTFAIVCPAVQFGTVTRTVSTPSHIFNTIVRADWQLGSDTITARYLFNRSTFFNASDGNGAGGWLVNEPVTSNDLLLSWTHNLTAHMVNEARVSYGRLNVDFGGNDNGNPFEPDFRHIKDGLANVNIGGMLPFGTATNFPQGRIVNTWQAQDNWNYVLGKHQLKAGVNYTYQRSPNFFSPAVNGQFRFASPNTFFVTNQPNNIVLSQGTGAPELDFREDNTSLYFGDDWKVTQNLTLNLGLTWSYFTQPANLLNNISTERESNVGTAFWNPALPLSARTTPAIPTVATNFGPSIGFAYSPQWGGFLTGNGKTVIRGGYRIAYDPAFYNIYLNLASSSPASFSQTFTGAAANSKPLPAVPSGDAVRAQLAPFITHGVLDPRLNLQTTVSPNLRPDRVDSWSFGVEREITRNSAFEARYVGNRATDLFQSVNGNPFIADLKTDFPTLVPDNLTPCPAAQAFNPIAVGRVSCSDGIFQSRTNSGYSYYNGLQLEFRANNLFKQLTMRTGYTWSKTLDNTSEIFSTDTAGNTLAFSQNPVSTKGAEYSISGLDVPHTFTLLFTEQLPFFKEQHGVTGHLLGGWAVSGNYIWASGQPYTPLQVFSEARNTAAGNYYDSAFVSPFAGPDVARPFYGNRHARADSVGVFASDYCRAFLGITPANNAAFPGACNTAITAPIQLLSLNSLNAIGPSGFPGTGPGTQPGQAPVTATADQVRFIINARTAQQLFGTPFGNVPRNALRDAPQNILNFSISKQTRITERIGLELRVTAVNALNHFNFASVDTFVEDAGRAPSSNPNTSFFTGFAHPEFSNAQGRVFYFGAKITF